The Saprospiraceae bacterium genome contains the following window.
TTTGTAAGGTTCCACTGATTTCTGAACTCATTTGCCATAATTCGTCATTGTGTGTTTTCACCTTAAGCAGAAATTTATAACGTTTGATGGCAACATGATCAGAAACCATGCTCAAATCATTTCGCAATAAGTCAACAATGGTATTGTGTTCGGCCGTTTCTTTGAGATCATTCAATAAATGAAAACCATCCGGATCGTCTACAACCCTTTTAGTGCCTTTCATTGGAAAGGTATTTATTTGACTCCCATTGATTGTTACAAAAGATTCGGGCGAAAATACTACAAAAGTATCTTTTATATAAAGTTTGTAAGCGGCATTCGTGCATTGGAAGATGTCATTCAAACTCAAATTGGTCTCCAGTTTAGTTGCTTGAGTTAAATTGCACAAATAACTGTCCCCATTTTGAATGGCTTGATAAACCAAATCAAATTTGATTTTGTAAGAATTATAGGATACGGGAAGAGGCTTAAACCTAAAGGAGTGATTTAATTTTTCGACTGGTTTTTCATTGCAAATAGAATATTTTATTTGTTCATCATTCAGTTCATCGAGTGGTTCACAAATACCACAAGTTTTCAAATAGTCAATCACAAACAGAAAAGGCCGCTCATCCTGTTTAAATGAATTCATACGCTCAATAACTGAAGAATGCGCTCTAAATGGCTTTTGCAATCGAATCTTTGTCTATTTTCGTCCGAAAGTTATTAGCTTTTATTGTGTATTCAAATAAAGAGATCTTACTTCTTGATAACAGGGATTCATTTACCTACAATTTAGTTCATTTATTGAAGAGCTTGCATGCAAAGCCGAGGATCCTGGATTCCTTGAAATATCTTGATAATGAAGTAGTTAAGTTTGAGAAAATTCTATTTTCACCGGGGCCGGGCATACCAGATCATTTTCCTGCCATGAAATCTATTTTGTCAAATTATCAAAGCAAGCAACGTATTTTGGGAATTTGTCTTGGGCACCAAGCCATCGCAGAATTTTATGGGGCAAAATTATTTAAACAAGTTGTGGTGCAACACGGTCAGGTAAAACAAGTCATTAACAAGGCTACGCATTTAAATTCTATAATAAGCACCATGCCTGCAGTATTTGACGTTGGATTGTATCATTCCTGGGCAATTGATGCAGAAAGCATGCCTGATTCATTACATGTTACCTGCATATCTGAAGATCAGATCATTATGGGTATAAAACACAAAACATACAATATTGAAGGAATTCAATTTCACCCGGAATCATTTTTAACAAAACTTGGCAAAGAACTGCTGGAAAATTGGTTGGCAACATGAAGATTTTGTTCGTTGTATTTTGTTGGTTTGCTTTTTTGAATAGTTCATTTACCCAATTGAAAGGAACAATTTCGGATCCTGAAGGAAATCCATTAGCCTTTGCTTCAATTTATATTAAATACACAACAAAAGGAAGTATCAGCAATAAAGACGGATCCTATACCTTGGAATTGCCTGTTGGCAAGAATATCGTTGTGTTTCATTATTTAGGATATCAACTTGAGGAGCGAGAAATAGATTATCTATCCGGTCCCTTGCTCTTGAATATTCAATTAAAACCTTCAACATATAATTTAAACGAAATTGTTATTTCTTCGGATCAGGAAGACCCGGCCTATGCAATCATTCGAAAAGCTATTGCAAAGCGAAATTTATATTATTCCGGAAAATTAGATTTTCAATGCAATGCATATACAAAAGGGTCAATTAAAATTCTGGATATCCCAAAAAAAATATTGGGAAAAGAAATTGGCAATTTGGATGGCAATCTGGATTCAAATAGAAAAGGGATCATTTATTTGTCTGAGACCGTGTCTAAACTTAATTTTAAGAAACCAGATCATTTTTATGAAGAAATGATATCTTCGAGAATCTCAGGTCGGGATAATGGTTTTTCATTTAATAGAGCTTCTTCAGCTTTGTTTAATTTGTATGAAAATACAAATGAATTTGGAAGGGCCATTGTTTCACCGATTGCAGATTTTGCGTTGGATTACTATAAATACAATTTATTAAGTACAGACACACTTCAGACGGATCAGGTAATCTTACATAGGATTCGGATCATTCCAAAAAACAACAGCCTTCCAGCCTGGTCGGGTGTCATTACGATACAAGAAAACTCCTGGAATTTGTATGAATTAAATCTGCATATTTCAGGCAAACAGGTGCAACAGGAATTGTTTGATAGCATTTATCTCAGCCAGGTATTTATCCCTGTGACAGGATCCGATCGTTTTGAATTGCAATCGCAGGTTTTTGGATTTAAAGCCGCATTGTTTGTTATAAAATTAGAAGGCAAATTTGCTGTAGTGTTTTCAGATTATGATTTTGAAAAAGTTTCAGAGCCACAAGATGAAAGGGTGCTGTTGCGAATTCAGGATGGAGCCAATACAAAGGAAGTCCTTTATTGGGATTCAATCCGACCGGTTCCATTAACAACTGAAGAAATCACCGACTATCAATCCAAGGATAGTTTGAAAATAATCCGAGATTCTAAAGTTTATAAAGATTCAGTAGACCAACAACGGAATGAGTTTAAAACCATCCATTTTCTTACTGGCTATACGTTTCACAACACCTATAAGAAGCGTTCATATTCCATTGCCTCCCCTTTGGAAATTATCCATTTTAATCCAGTGCAAGGTTGGAGTTTAGGAACCATTCTTCGGTTTAATCAACAACAACATTTAAAAAATGAATACAACGAATACCGTATCGAATCTAAACTGGATTATGGTTTTGCAGAGAAGGTTTTCAGGCCAACCTTTAGTTATATGCAACGATTTAATGAATTTAGAAAAGCTGAGTTTTCAGTTAGGACAGGCATCGAATTGGAAGCCTATGATCATAACCCCGGTTCTCTTATAATTCAGGAAATTGCAAATTTGTGGCTTAAGAAAAACTACAACAAATTTTATGAGAATCGAATGATCGGTTTAAATTATAAACAGTATATAGCCTATGACTTTTTATGGTTTGGCGAGTGGAATTACAATGCCAGGTTTAATTTGACAAATCATTCAAATTACAGCATTGCTAAAAAAGATCGATTGTATGCTCCAAATAGCAGCAGTGATGATTTCAATGATAGTTTGAAGATCAATCATAAAGAATACATCAGTTTTACCAATCGGATTCGGTGGCGTCGGGGAACTAAAGTGTGGTTAGCCCCAAATGCAACGGATTATCTTGAGAGTGAATGGCCGGTAGTAAGGTTGCGACATACTTGGGGTGTTTATCCAAATTCAAAAGAACAGTTTCATGTAATTGGCACCAGTATTTATAATGACCAGTCCTTGCAGAATTGGGGCCAACTAAGCTATTTAGTGAAGGCGACAAAAATTTTCCATAAAAAACCATTGGATCCATCTGAATGGATTTTTCAAAAAGGGAATCCTTATATTTTTTACAACAAACCGAATGATCCGGATGTATTTTTAAGTTTAAATCCATATGCACACAGTACGAATAAACATGCAGTGTCCTGGTTTCTTGAATGGGATTTACAAGGAAAGTTATTAGACCGGATTCCTTTAATTAATAAATTGGGTTTAAAAGAATTGATACGTTGTTCATCAGTTATCAATGACAGAAATAAGCCGTATTCAGAATATTCAATTGGATTTGGAAATATAGGTTATAAAGTATTTAGAGTCTTTCGCCTGGATTGGGTTCATGCATTTGAAGGTTCGGACTATCAAAAGTCAAGCATTCGATTGGCCTTATTAAGTAATATAGGCGGAGGAAAATAAGATACTCATAATTTTAAATGCAAAAGGAAAATAAGATTCGTTAGTTATAAAAAGAATCTGAATGATTATCTTCCAAGAATGTCTGCTAATTTGATAAGTTCTTCGTCCGGAGCGTTTTGATGTTGAACGGCTTGATCGAAATCAGTAAAAACTATTTTATCATTGACAATGCCTGCCATGCAATTGTGTTTCCCTTTTAATAAAGCCTCGACGGCACCATGTCCCAGTCGGCTGGAAAGTATTCGATCTGCAACACTGGGTGATCCACCACGTTGAATGTGTCCAATGATAGCCATTTTAATTTCATATTCCTTAACCCGTTCTTTTAGCAATTCGGCAATAACAGGGGTTGGGCCAATTTTATTTCCTTCCGCAACAATGACTAAGCTGAATAACTTTTTTACGCTTAAGGGTTTTTTTAATCTCAGCAACCAATTGATCAATGTTTTCATCATGTTCTGGAATTAATAGGGCACTGGCGCCAGAAGCAATGGCAGTAAAGAGTGCAATATAACCTGAATGCCTTCCCATAACTTCAATCAAAAACAAACGATCATGAGAATCTGCAGTGTCGCGTATTTTATCCACTGCTTCAATTGCAGTATTTACCGCAGTATCAAAACCAATCGTAAAATCGGTTCCATATAAATCATTGTCGATGGTTCCAGGCAAGCCGATCATGGGAAATTCGGTTTCTTTGAAAAAGACAGAAGCCCCTGTAAACGTACCGTTGCCACCAATTGCAACAACTGCATCAATATCATTTGCTTGCAAATTTTCAAATGCTTTTTGGCGATTGGCAGTTTCTAAAAAACGGCTGCTCCGTGCGGTTTTTAATATGGTACCTCCCTGATGAATGATGTTGCTGACATCGGTAGTTTCCAAACGGCTTATTTCTCCATCGATCATTCCTTCAAAACCTCTATAGATTCCATAAACGTGTAGATCATAATAATTTGCCGTACGGGTTATCGCCCGAATTGCTGCATTCATTCCAGGAGCATCTCCTCCGGATGTAAAAATACCAATGCGTTTAATGGGTTTCATATTTTAAATGGTAGGCCAATAAATGTTGAATTAATTTCTGACTGCAATTTCCAAAGTGTAAACCATAATTATTCAAACTTGTTCTAAATTCATCTCGCAGGTAATATCCGATCGAGCCACATAGATGTACCGGTAACTGGAGTGGTTTGTAAATTAAAATTCTGTTTTCAATAAATTCTTCAATTCCAAATTTAATGATTGGTTTTAATGATTCTGCATTTTTATGTTGAATTGCAAATCGAGCAAAGTCTGCTAATTTGGAAGCCGGTTTTTGGGAATGATATAATTGAAAAATAAAATCATGATTTAATGTCGGGTACTGATTTTCAAAATGCTGTCTTAATTGGGCATCCATTTTGTTT
Protein-coding sequences here:
- a CDS encoding aminodeoxychorismate synthase component I is translated as MNSFKQDERPFLFVIDYLKTCGICEPLDELNDEQIKYSICNEKPVEKLNHSFRFKPLPVSYNSYKIKFDLVYQAIQNGDSYLCNLTQATKLETNLSLNDIFQCTNAAYKLYIKDTFVVFSPESFVTINGSQINTFPMKGTKRVVDDPDGFHLLNDLKETAEHNTIVDLLRNDLSMVSDHVAIKRYKFLLKVKTHNDELWQMSSEISGTLQNYYLDHPGFLFDKICPAGSICGAPKEKTLELISKTENYNRGFYTGVFGVYNGTNLQSAVMIRFIEKTNDGLEFKSGGGITFHSDSLQEYQELIHKVYVPIF
- a CDS encoding aminodeoxychorismate/anthranilate synthase component II encodes the protein MAFAIESLSIFVRKLLAFIVYSNKEILLLDNRDSFTYNLVHLLKSLHAKPRILDSLKYLDNEVVKFEKILFSPGPGIPDHFPAMKSILSNYQSKQRILGICLGHQAIAEFYGAKLFKQVVVQHGQVKQVINKATHLNSIISTMPAVFDVGLYHSWAIDAESMPDSLHVTCISEDQIIMGIKHKTYNIEGIQFHPESFLTKLGKELLENWLAT
- a CDS encoding carboxypeptidase-like regulatory domain-containing protein, encoding MKILFVVFCWFAFLNSSFTQLKGTISDPEGNPLAFASIYIKYTTKGSISNKDGSYTLELPVGKNIVVFHYLGYQLEEREIDYLSGPLLLNIQLKPSTYNLNEIVISSDQEDPAYAIIRKAIAKRNLYYSGKLDFQCNAYTKGSIKILDIPKKILGKEIGNLDGNLDSNRKGIIYLSETVSKLNFKKPDHFYEEMISSRISGRDNGFSFNRASSALFNLYENTNEFGRAIVSPIADFALDYYKYNLLSTDTLQTDQVILHRIRIIPKNNSLPAWSGVITIQENSWNLYELNLHISGKQVQQELFDSIYLSQVFIPVTGSDRFELQSQVFGFKAALFVIKLEGKFAVVFSDYDFEKVSEPQDERVLLRIQDGANTKEVLYWDSIRPVPLTTEEITDYQSKDSLKIIRDSKVYKDSVDQQRNEFKTIHFLTGYTFHNTYKKRSYSIASPLEIIHFNPVQGWSLGTILRFNQQQHLKNEYNEYRIESKLDYGFAEKVFRPTFSYMQRFNEFRKAEFSVRTGIELEAYDHNPGSLIIQEIANLWLKKNYNKFYENRMIGLNYKQYIAYDFLWFGEWNYNARFNLTNHSNYSIAKKDRLYAPNSSSDDFNDSLKINHKEYISFTNRIRWRRGTKVWLAPNATDYLESEWPVVRLRHTWGVYPNSKEQFHVIGTSIYNDQSLQNWGQLSYLVKATKIFHKKPLDPSEWIFQKGNPYIFYNKPNDPDVFLSLNPYAHSTNKHAVSWFLEWDLQGKLLDRIPLINKLGLKELIRCSSVINDRNKPYSEYSIGFGNIGYKVFRVFRLDWVHAFEGSDYQKSSIRLALLSNIGGGK